In Acidisarcina polymorpha, the DNA window CTGCCGCTCAGCTACAGCGTAGTAGCACTACTGGCCATCGGACATTCCAAGGGACCCGACAAGTTTTCGAGCGGACGCTTCAGTATGGCAAGGACGGTTTGGGCTGAGGAGTATGGGAAGCCGCTGAAGTTTTAGCGAAAAGTCACTGATCGCGAAATGTGTGGCGGCAGGCCCGATCGAGAGAGCTTTCCGTCAAACCAAGGTTGAAGATCTGACGCCGCGGCCTCCTATGGAAGCGTCTTTCGGGAGAATTGTTTTTGATTCGAAGAGAGTATCCGGATGCTCCGATTGTGGGCGTCGGTGGCGTAGTTATCGAAGGTGACCAGGTTCTGCTGGTGCGCCGGGGCCAAGAGCCGATGAAAGGGGAGTGGTCCTTGCCGGGCGGAGTCCTGGAGCTCGGAGAGACGCTTGAGTCCGGCATTCTCCGGGAGATTCACGAGGAAACGGGGCTTCTCGTTGAAGTTCTTCAGGTACTGGAAGTACTGGACAAGATTGTTTTTGAGGATCGCGATGTCTCGGCAACAACCGGCGAGGGGAGTGAGCGGAGGCGAAGGGCAGCGGAAAATCCTAGCTTCAGGCGTATTCGGTATCACTATGTGTTGATCGATTTTCTATGTGCGACTTCGAGCGGATCTCTGCGCTCCGGTAGCGATGCATTGGAGGCACAATGGGTTACGCAAGGCGACTTGAACTCAGGGCCTCTCTCTCGTATGGCTCCAGTAACTTTGGAGGTCATTAAAAAGGGATTCAAGTTATTCCAGGCACGCGTCAATCGGTATGCTGGAGAATGAAAACTCTGCCGCGAATCCTACCAAAGCAGTTTGCAGGATTTCCAGATGAGAAAGCCCAACGCAAAGACAGAGGCGTTGAACGCCATCACCCACATCACTCCGCGAATGCAGCCGAGTGGGTTTTCGACTTCGAGAAAGGACTCGATGTGGTTTGGGGTCGCCCCGTACTCTTCGATCGTCGTAGATGCTTCGGCCGTCGTAGATGCGGTGGGAGCAATGGAGTAAGTTCCATGCGACTGGATGCTCGGACGATGAATCGTATAGCCGGGGTTGAGAGTCTTGGCAGACATAACGGACTCCTTCCAAAACCACTATCGGCGGTTTGTCGACCGTGCGTTAGGATTTGATAGGAAGTGTTTTAGGCTGTTTCATTATGGAACGTACCGCTCGCGCTAAGACTGAACACGGACTTTCCCAAAAGTTTCGTTTTAGGACGTTTTTTCGCATCTCAAGAACACGCATGAACCATGCTTGAACTCAGCTAACCCGACTGAAAGGCTAATGCAATGACTTTGAAGGCGCAATCGACCCAGCAATCCGCCGTGACCCTATTCCCTGGACAGCAGCCGGCCCCGCGTCCGCGATCTTCGGCCGCCTCACCCCGGCTTCGCCGTCCTTCGCAACACCGCAGCGAGAGCTGGATAGTGGCGGCCGCTACTCACTGCCTGGCGGAACCTGGTCAAATGGACTCGACAGATACGGCATCTCCCCAGGACCTCGGGTTTGCACCGTCGGCGAGCTCGTATTTTTCGCATGCCTCAAGCCTCGCGCCTATCTGGGCAGCGGTGCGCGTCGAAGAGGATGATGTCGATGCTGAAGACGAGGACGATGAACTCGACCCTGACGACGATGACGAAGACGAAGAGGATCTTGAGGACGACGAAGATCCCGAGTTTGACGACGAAGAGGATCTCGACGATCTGGATGAAGAGGATGACGACGACGATCTGGACGACGAGGACGACGAAGACGAATAAGGCACGACCGGCTTTGATGAGAAGTCGGAGGGCGGTTACATCGCGGCGGAAGGACCTTACCGCCTCTTATTTTGCAGCTTCGCGAAGACCGTCGATCTGCGCTGTGACCCTTGCCGGGTAGGGTTTGGCATCGGTCATTCTGGTACACTTGAGCCAGCTCTAGAGGAACGGAACTGTTTTCCGGTGGCTTCTGTATTTGGTGAACCTGCCTTCCGGAAGGTCTCGCCTGCCCACAGACTCGTCCGGATTTTGCTGCCATTCTGTTGCTTATTTTGCGTTCCTGGCTGGAATGGTCTCGATTTTTTCCATACAACGCGGGAGACAAGAAACTTCATGGTAAAAAAAGTATCCATTGCGGTGGTAGGGTCCGGCTATGTGGGTCTCGTAGCCGCAGTGTGCTTCGCGGAGCTTGGGCACGACGTCATCTGTGTGGACAATGACGAGAAGAAGGTCGAGATGCTCCGCAATGGCGGAGTGCCGATCCACGAGCGCTTCCTCCCCGAACTGCTGGATCGCCACCGCAACAAAGGGATCGTTTTTTCGACGGAGCTCGGCGAGGCTACCCGCAAGTCGGAGGTCATTTTCATTGCTGTTGGAACACCGCAAAGTGACTCCGGACACGCCGATCTTTCCTATGTGGAAGCGGTCGTAAGCGAGATTGCCCGTTCTATCGATAGCTACAAAGTCATTGTTGAAAAGAGCACCGTTCCGGTCTACACCAACGAATGGGTTCGACGAGTGATGGAACGGCATGGCGTTGAACGAGGTCATTTCGATGTAGTTTCTAATCCCGAGTTTCTGCGGGAGGGCACGGCCGTCTCCGACTTTCTTCATCCCGACCGGATTGTGGTGGGCGCCGATTCCGAGGCCTCGGCTGCACTGCTGGGTCGAATCTATGCGCCGATCACCGACGGATCCTATTATGAGCGCGAAGCAGCGGTTCCCGGGCCTTTGACCCCGGCGACTCCGGCCACAATTTTGTACACCTCGGCGCAGAGCGCGGAGATAATCAAGCATGCTTCGAATGCTTTTCTGGCAATGAAGATCTCCTTCATCAACAGCGTCGCCAATCTATGTGAGGCGGTGAACGCGGACGTCAAGGAAGTTGCGAAGGGGATTGGGCTGGATGGGCGCATCGGTCCGAAGTTCCTGAATCCCGGCGTGGGTTATGGCGGCTCTTGCTTTCCCAAGGATCTGGCCGCGTTTCGCTGGGTCGCTGAACAGCAGGGGATTGACTTCAAATTGCTCGCCGAAGTGGAAAAGATTAACTCGGTTCAGAAGAAGAACTTTTTTAATAAGATCCGCGCGGCACTCTGGACCCTGCGCGGAAAGCGCATTGCGATTTTGGGACTTGCGTTCAAAGGCGATACCGATGACATCCGGGATTCACCCGCGTTGGATATCATCAAGATGCTGCTGCATGAGGGTTGTGTGCTGGTCGCCCACGATCCGGCCGCGACTGAGCGCGCGAAGGAAGTTTTTCCTGAATCAGCGCAGATTCGCTACGTGGATGATCCGTATTCGGCCGCCAGCAATGCGGATGCGTTGGTCATTCTAACGGACTGGCAGCAGTTCGCGGATCTCGATCTCGACCGATTGAACAAGGCGCTCAAGTTCCCCATCATCATCGATGGACGCAACCTCTATGACCCGGCTTTGATGCTGGAAAAGAACTTCACCTATGTAAGCGTTGGGCGTCCTGCTGTCTATCCGTCACGGGAGTGGTACGCAAATAAGCGCCTCCCGTAGCCGGAGACATTCAATTCCGCGAGGGCTAGCTAGAAGCGCCGGTTTGTACCGGCGCTTTTTAGTTCGGTCGCTTCCCCAATGCGGGATACCAGTTCGACTCGGATTGCCGGCTTCGTCGTGATGCGCTTTCTGCACACCATCCATTCATTGTCGCCAGAAAGCGGCGGCCCCGCCGAGGGGCTTCGGCAGCTCGCCGAAAAAGCGCATACGTCCGGTATCTATGAGACCGAAGTGGTCTCTCTGGATGACCCTTCATCGGCTTTTTTGCAGTCCGCTTCTTCGCCCCTCCAATGCGCTTATATGACTGCTCATGCGGTCGGTCCTGGCCTCGGTAAATACGGCTACACCCAGCGCCTCGATCAATGGCTTGAGAAAAATCTATCGCGCTTTAACGGCGTTGTAATTAACGGTCTTTGGCAGTATCACGCATATGCCGCGTGGAAGGCTTGCCGGGAAACGCTTCCTTATCTGGTATTTACCCACGGAATGCTCGACCCCTGGTTCAAGCGGCATTACCCAATCAAGCATCTGAAAAAGGCCGTTTACTGGGGCGCCGTCGAACACCGGGTGCTGCGCGATGCACTGAGTGTCATGTTCACCTCTTCGCTTGAGGCTGAATTGGCGAGAGAGTCTTTCTGGCCATCTCAGTGGAATAGCGTCGTCTCACCCTATGGCACGGGGGAGCCGCCACAAGACCGGGAGTCAGTGATTCGCGAGTTTTACGGGAGATGTCCACGGGTCTGCGGGCATCCATTTATGCTTTTCCTCGGTCGCCTTCACGAGAAAAAAGGCTGCGACCTACTGGTGGAGGCTTTTGCCCGGCAGGCGCGAGCACACCCAGCGGTCCACCTGATTATGGCTGGTCCTGATCAGCAGGGCTGGATTCCTAAACTTGTCTCCTTCGCGGTTCGCCAGGGATTGCGAGACCGGGTCCATTTTCCCGGAATGTTACAAGCCGGGGCTAAATGGGGAGCCTTCTATGCGGCCGATGTATTTGTGCTGCCCTCGCACCAAGAGAATTTCGGCATTGCAGTGGCCGAAGCCCTGGCCTGCGGGACTCCGGTGCTGATCTCCAACAAGGTCAACATCTGGAGGGAGATTATGGCGGACGGCGTGGGGCTGGTCGAAAATGACGACCTCGAAGGAACCGAGCGTCTGCTGGAACGCTGGGGGCGAATGTCCGCCGTTGAAAAGACGCAAATGGCCGAAAGATGTCATTCTTCCTTTAAGCGGCGCTTCGATTTGAATCAGACGCCGAGGATCATCGCGGACCAATTTGCAACCGCGCGAAAGCTGTAGTCAGAGGAAACCTGAAGCGCACGCGGAACGCTCGGTCTTGTTGCGGCCCTCCCATGCGGGTTAATACCGGAACGAGGAGGTTAGTGATGTCGATACTGTTCAGGAACCGAGGCGCGTAGCCTCTCCTTGACCTTCCTGGCGGGCAGTCCGACATAGATACCGAAGGGCTCAAGGTCAGAGGTCGCGATCGAACCTAACCCCAAAATGGCCCCAGTTCCGACATTCACCCGCGGATGCACAATGGCGCGCGCGCATATCCAGGCGTATGCGCCGATCTTCATCGGGAAGGAGATCATAGCGAACTCGCGGTCGTTGTAGTCGTGACTCGCTCCGCAAAGGTAAGCTCCCTGGGAAATGATGCAATGGGAGGCGAGATAGAAGTGCGAAGGATTGTAGAGTTCGGCATCGTCGCCCACGCTGACCCGGTCTTCGCAGGTTAGGTTCCATGGCGCCCAGATTTTCGATTTCGGATAAAAATGACAGGCGGTTCCGAGCGTCGCCCCGAAGAGGCGGAGAAGCAGCGAGCGCCAGGCGTGAAAAGGCCGTGGAGATGTTCGAAAGAACAATACCCAGCAAAGACCCCAAGCTCCTCGGGCGAGTCGATTGCGGAACGAGAACGAGGGCCGCAGGGTAGGGTCGGCGCCGGCCACCGGCAGAATCACTCGGACCGCCGCCATCGATCCCGATTCATCACTCGCACACCCAGATCGTGACGAATAAGGCAATCAGGGATGACTGATTTCGCATGTTGTTGATGGTAATACAAGCTGATTTCCATTTCGTTCAAAGCGAGATGCGCAGGTCGAACGGAAGAGGTTCCGGTCGCCGGTCAAGGCGGAAAACTTTACGAGTCCGCTGCTGGCATGATCGAGAAAGCCCCGTTAGAGCAGGCGTCCTCGGAAATTTACAAAGCCTGGCCGCGATCGTCGATGAGGAACCACCATGGTTCGCGAGAGTGTCGGTTATGGATTGCGCCCGGACAAACGAGCAGCGCTGGGGCCGAGTTCGTCGCCGGTGAGGAAGGGATTTTTGTGCGGCCGTTTGCGGTCGCTTCCCGTGGAGTTGCGGCCGGGAGCGATCTCCGAGGTTAATCCATAATGATTACCGCTGGTCGGCAGAGACTTGCTCCAGTCGTTGGACCCGTAGGTGCGTTGGGGAACGATATCTACACCAGTCTTCCTGAACGAGGTGGAGAACCCGGAAACATTCAGGATGTCCGGATTCAGGAAGCTCAATTCGCCGTCGCCGGCCCCGGGAGGGGAAAAGGGAGACATGCCGAAGGAATAGTCAGTATAGGAGTGCGGCGAGAATTCCAACAGATTCGCTGCGGAATGAGCATCGCCGGGGCGCGGTGGCGTAGACCTCTGTGACGAGATATGCGATGTTGAGAGGATTGATCCCACCCTGCTTGTCGCCAAAGTTGTTGGCGATGAAGGCAGCCCGGATAGGTCGCCA includes these proteins:
- a CDS encoding NUDIX hydrolase, which codes for MIRREYPDAPIVGVGGVVIEGDQVLLVRRGQEPMKGEWSLPGGVLELGETLESGILREIHEETGLLVEVLQVLEVLDKIVFEDRDVSATTGEGSERRRRAAENPSFRRIRYHYVLIDFLCATSSGSLRSGSDALEAQWVTQGDLNSGPLSRMAPVTLEVIKKGFKLFQARVNRYAGE
- a CDS encoding putative colanic acid biosynthesis acetyltransferase produces the protein MAAVRVILPVAGADPTLRPSFSFRNRLARGAWGLCWVLFFRTSPRPFHAWRSLLLRLFGATLGTACHFYPKSKIWAPWNLTCEDRVSVGDDAELYNPSHFYLASHCIISQGAYLCGASHDYNDREFAMISFPMKIGAYAWICARAIVHPRVNVGTGAILGLGSIATSDLEPFGIYVGLPARKVKERLRASVPEQYRHH
- a CDS encoding glycosyltransferase, whose translation is MRDTSSTRIAGFVVMRFLHTIHSLSPESGGPAEGLRQLAEKAHTSGIYETEVVSLDDPSSAFLQSASSPLQCAYMTAHAVGPGLGKYGYTQRLDQWLEKNLSRFNGVVINGLWQYHAYAAWKACRETLPYLVFTHGMLDPWFKRHYPIKHLKKAVYWGAVEHRVLRDALSVMFTSSLEAELARESFWPSQWNSVVSPYGTGEPPQDRESVIREFYGRCPRVCGHPFMLFLGRLHEKKGCDLLVEAFARQARAHPAVHLIMAGPDQQGWIPKLVSFAVRQGLRDRVHFPGMLQAGAKWGAFYAADVFVLPSHQENFGIAVAEALACGTPVLISNKVNIWREIMADGVGLVENDDLEGTERLLERWGRMSAVEKTQMAERCHSSFKRRFDLNQTPRIIADQFATARKL
- a CDS encoding UDP-glucose dehydrogenase family protein encodes the protein MVKKVSIAVVGSGYVGLVAAVCFAELGHDVICVDNDEKKVEMLRNGGVPIHERFLPELLDRHRNKGIVFSTELGEATRKSEVIFIAVGTPQSDSGHADLSYVEAVVSEIARSIDSYKVIVEKSTVPVYTNEWVRRVMERHGVERGHFDVVSNPEFLREGTAVSDFLHPDRIVVGADSEASAALLGRIYAPITDGSYYEREAAVPGPLTPATPATILYTSAQSAEIIKHASNAFLAMKISFINSVANLCEAVNADVKEVAKGIGLDGRIGPKFLNPGVGYGGSCFPKDLAAFRWVAEQQGIDFKLLAEVEKINSVQKKNFFNKIRAALWTLRGKRIAILGLAFKGDTDDIRDSPALDIIKMLLHEGCVLVAHDPAATERAKEVFPESAQIRYVDDPYSAASNADALVILTDWQQFADLDLDRLNKALKFPIIIDGRNLYDPALMLEKNFTYVSVGRPAVYPSREWYANKRLP